In the genome of Balneola sp., the window TTAAGTTTGGCTGTCAGGACTAACCGCTTTTCAAAGATCTTTGCTGTAATTGATGCCGAGGAAGTCGTTTCGTAGCCTTCCGGATTTTGCTCGAAGAACTCAAAATTTCCACAATAGTCGAAAATGAGAAAATGCTGCTTATCACTTCCTGGTCCAAATAAGTCTTCTCGCAGGCGCGTACCACGACCGATCATCTGATTGAACTTAGCTTTGGATCGGACGGGCTTAAAGAAAACCAAATTCACACAGTCTGGCGCATCAATCCCGGTGTCCATCATATCTACGGAAATGGCTATAACTGGCCTTTCATCGGGTAGGCAAAACTTCTCAACAAGATCCTGAGCTTGCTCAATCTTATTATCAATAACCTGGGCAAATTTGCCTGCATACTGAGGAAAGTTCTTATCAAATACCTCTTTGATAAAAATCGCATGCTTGTGGTTTTTGGCAAACATGATGGTATCCCCTAAACGATCACCACCTTCTACCTTAATACCATGTTCCATCAACTGTTTCAGCACTTTCTCAACGGTATCCTCATTAAATAACCACGCATTGAGTTTGCCCGGATCAATATGATCAGGAACGGCTCCGGTTTCGTCATCAGCAAGGAGATCATCGTACTGCTTTTGCTCTTCTTCAGAAAGTTCGGCGTACTTTATGCCCTCGGTTAAAAACTTACCTAATACTGAGATCGTTTTAGGCGGGACTAAAAAACCATCACCTACTGCTTCTTCTAAGCCATATGCATAGGTTGGATTTCCCTGCTCAGCGTTGAATAAATTGTACGTATCGTGATCAACATCTTCCTTTGGAGTAGCAGTAAGACCCAGCAATAGTGAATCAAAATAATCGAAGATAGCCTGGTATTTATTATACACACTTCGGTGAGCCTCATCGATAATCACCAGATCGAAATGGCCAGGGTCAAATTTTCGCTTTCCTTCTTCCAGGTTTTCGATCTGATTTAGCATGGTGGGATAGGTGCTAAAGACCACCCGAGCGGCATCGTCATTCTTTTCTTCCACAAGATTTACGATGGGAACTTCAGGGAGATGTTCAGCATAACTTTTATAAGCCTGTCTTACTAGCGCATTCCGATCAGCTAAGAACAACACCCTTTTGGCCCATTTCTTTTTAAGTACCATATCGGTGATGGAAATAGCGGTTCGGGTCTTCCCGGTACCGGTGGCCATGACCAACAATGCCCGTCGGTGTCCTTCTTGAAATCGTTCTCCCACTCTTCGAATAGCGGCTACCTGATAGTAACGTCCTGTAATCTTTTTATTAACCTCCGCCAGTTTTAGCGATTCTTTATTCGCTCGCTGAAAGAAAAGCTTCTGAAGGCTGTCTTTGGTATAGAAACCCAAAACAGATCGGGGGGGATACTGCTCATCATCCCAGATCCAAATCTCGTAGCCATTCGACATAAAAATGACCGGGCGAACGCCAAATTCATTCTCCAGACAATCCGCATATAACTTGGCCTGATGTTGTCCTTCATCGTAACTGCGGGTGGTTCTTTTGGCTTCCACCAAGGCAAGGGGTTTACCATTATCATCCCAAAGCACATAATCCACGTAGCCGGTGCCGGATTTGTTGGGCATTCCGGAGACTTCATATTCTCGCACATTCCGCTCTGCCGGGTCCCAGCCTGATTCCCGAAGCATGACATCAATCAGCAGTTCGCGGGTCTCTGCTTCGTTGTAATCGTGATTGTCTGCATACTTGCGGGTTTGCAAGCGCATCTGTTTGATCTCACGATTGCGCTGCTCTAAGGCTTTGTCTTTTTCTTCCAGGGATTGCTGAAGCTTCCGAAGCTCATCCGCCCGTTCCTGCATGTTGGCTTCCAGCTCCTCCAACCGTTTTTTAGATTCTTTAGAAGCCGACTCTACCTTGGGGACTTTATCAGGATCAAATTCCAGTTCCGGCTTGGGCTCTTCATCGGAAGTGTAGGTACTATACAGCCAATACATCACATGGAAAACTTCACGGCAAACTCGTAATGCATCGTCTTCCGTGACTCGTTTATTGTCGTGAAGCGCAATATTGCCAACTTTCCGAATCACTTTAATCTTCTCGTACACCGTATAGCCAATGATCTTTTTGAAGCCCATCTCATTGGTGATATTATACAAACCAGTGTCGTAGGGAAGTTCTAAATCCTCATCATGTTCGTACATCCACAGTACTACCTGCTCGACCAGATGCCGGGCACGGCCACAGGCGCCACGCGGATCAAAATGCACGAGTTTCTCCACGGCTTGGGCATCATCGATGAACTCGGGCCAATCAGATTGTAGAAATTCGAAATTAGACATAGTATTGAAAAACCGTCTTTTGTTTGCCCCTTAATGTAATGATTTCAATCTCTTTTACCCCATCCATTTTCCGACTCCCAAATAAAGTTCATTTCATCTTCCTTATTCAGGTTTTCATTGATTGGCCATAAAAATCCAGAAATATCTTTTATGACCGTCCTTAAGTCTTCCGGTACATCCGTGATATCCGCTTTCTTTCTAAAAGCTTTCCATTGTGCTTTTTTGCCTTCATCTGAATAAAAATCCTCTGTCAAAGCAGTAGGCGGCTCTTCCGGTAATTTCGTTTTTCTTCTCTGGAAGGTCAGTTCAATAGCTTTCTGCAATGCTGAGCCTTCAAAACTCTGATTGTGCATCAAATACCAAATGTCATAGAAATCTTTCATTCGGCTGTTTGCCATATCCAGATATACCATGGCCTGATATTTTTCGGCAATAGCACTTTCAAGTGTGTAGGATAACAGATTGGGGGACTCACCCTCCAGCAATACCGGATATTCTACCCATAAAGGAGAAGGCGAAACCACATCCCCAAAGCCGATGTCTATCTGCATAGGTATTCTTGCATTCCCCAGCTTTCCAAGGAATTTAATTCGAACTCCTTTATAAGCTTGGTCTTCACGTATCTCTTCGCCGGCCACGGTATCTGGATCAAATAGCAGCCCATCTTCCTCGACTTTAACCTGACAACAGTTTCTGGCCATTTGCTCAAGCTGCTCAATACTTTGAGCGGTTTCCCTAGATAGATCAATATCACGCGTTGGGCGAATTTCACTAATGCCTGTGGAGCGTAGCAATAGGGCTCCTTTCAGAATGAACTCCTTTGCATAATCAGACTCACTCATTCTAAGCAGGAATTTCTCCATTCCATAATATTGAAGGAGCTCCATAAATGGGCGTCCCGACTCTCTCGCTTTATTTAGCAAGCGTGCATGAACGGATTTGGCCATTCGTGTTTTGTCATCCATGACCAATGGCCTCCAGGTAGGGTTTTATCACTCGTTCTACTTTACACAGTTTCGCATACTTCACGATATCATTATAAGATGCTTTGCCTTCATTAATTCCTCGCTTAAGTGCTTCAATAGCTACATCAAGACCAATTTGATTGCGGAATTTGAAACAGTCGGCAATGGTCTTGGCAGGGTTGAATACTTTTACTGAGATACCGTCGAACTCTTTCGTTTCTACTCCCCCTTTAAGGGTCTTGTCAGAGAATCGATATACGTTTACAGGTGGATAATCGAGTGTAGGGTTACGACTTGTTCTTGGAAGAGCTATATGTACTTTATGAGGTATATCGTCAGTTATATTATGGAGATCAAGGGCGGATATAAGGCATACAACGGCGTCCGGTATTTTTCGGGCTACAATAACCAGATCGGGATTACTAAGAGGCTCTTTATCCTGAAGCTGATATACACCTCTCTCAAGTTGAGTTAGATACCCCTCATCTCTCATATAGTATAGGGTGCGGGGTGATATACCCGTATCCAGAGCCTCTGCGGTGCGCATTACTCCCTGATGTTCTTTAAAAATCCGGACAGCGTCTTCTATTTTGTTGTTTGAAACGTACATTATGTATAAATATGCATACAGTTTTTAATAAGTGTATGCGTTTTTATACACATTTGCAATATATGAATGAGCGGTTATTAATCACTCCTCAATCATATCTAAAAACTTGTTGCCAAAATCGGTAGTCTGAGGTTTTAGCTGGCCAAGAGTATGAAGGTAAGGCATCTCTTCTGAAGTGTGAGCGTCACTGAAGTTTCCAATTGCAAAAAGACCGTAACTTTCTAATTCTTTCCAACACTGGGAAACTAATGCACTTCTGTCTTTGTATTCCGGATATATTTTAAAGAACACATCTTTGTTTGAAGCACTGACCTCTTCATCAAAACGCACACCTTTTTCTTTAGCTGCTTTTTTAGGGTATTGGAAAGTTTTAAGCAGTAAAATATGCAAAGGGCTAATTTCATCAACTATCATTAAAAACCTGTGTGACCAGTCAAAAATAGGCTTGCCTTTGCTCAGCCATTCTGTACTATTTAAAACAATGTTTTTTAACGCTTCTATTTTCTCTTTCTGATGATTCTGCTGGGCAAGTAGAGTGGCTTTAGTAACGATAGTTACAAACTCTTCATTTTTGGATAACTCCTCTAACGAAATGAGCCCATCTTCTTGTCTCCGAACCAAATCATACATCAATATATTAAGCCACTCATCCTTTCTTTTCTCATATGTCGGCTGTACTAAAGCTGTAAAGGCATCATAAACTTTTGTGCCCCCAGGAACAAAAGATGACTTTAATTTTAAAGCTTTATGCTTGTCTTCACTTCGTTCGATTTCTCTTTTCTGTCTGTGAAACTCTTTCTTATCCATTTCTCAAAACTTCTCTAAAAGTGAAGTGATTAAATTACTGATAGTTCTTTCAACCTTAAATTTTCCATTTTATCAAATCTTGTCTGGCTTTAACAATTTCTTTGGATGATGATGTTTTATAAAAAAGGTTTGCCAGTAAAGTCCCACTCTCTGATCTTATCTAAGTGTGGTATCAATATTCTGA includes:
- a CDS encoding transcriptional regulator, translating into MYVSNNKIEDAVRIFKEHQGVMRTAEALDTGISPRTLYYMRDEGYLTQLERGVYQLQDKEPLSNPDLVIVARKIPDAVVCLISALDLHNITDDIPHKVHIALPRTSRNPTLDYPPVNVYRFSDKTLKGGVETKEFDGISVKVFNPAKTIADCFKFRNQIGLDVAIEALKRGINEGKASYNDIVKYAKLCKVERVIKPYLEAIGHG
- a CDS encoding restriction endonuclease subunit R, encoding MSNFEFLQSDWPEFIDDAQAVEKLVHFDPRGACGRARHLVEQVVLWMYEHDEDLELPYDTGLYNITNEMGFKKIIGYTVYEKIKVIRKVGNIALHDNKRVTEDDALRVCREVFHVMYWLYSTYTSDEEPKPELEFDPDKVPKVESASKESKKRLEELEANMQERADELRKLQQSLEEKDKALEQRNREIKQMRLQTRKYADNHDYNEAETRELLIDVMLRESGWDPAERNVREYEVSGMPNKSGTGYVDYVLWDDNGKPLALVEAKRTTRSYDEGQHQAKLYADCLENEFGVRPVIFMSNGYEIWIWDDEQYPPRSVLGFYTKDSLQKLFFQRANKESLKLAEVNKKITGRYYQVAAIRRVGERFQEGHRRALLVMATGTGKTRTAISITDMVLKKKWAKRVLFLADRNALVRQAYKSYAEHLPEVPIVNLVEEKNDDAARVVFSTYPTMLNQIENLEEGKRKFDPGHFDLVIIDEAHRSVYNKYQAIFDYFDSLLLGLTATPKEDVDHDTYNLFNAEQGNPTYAYGLEEAVGDGFLVPPKTISVLGKFLTEGIKYAELSEEEQKQYDDLLADDETGAVPDHIDPGKLNAWLFNEDTVEKVLKQLMEHGIKVEGGDRLGDTIMFAKNHKHAIFIKEVFDKNFPQYAGKFAQVIDNKIEQAQDLVEKFCLPDERPVIAISVDMMDTGIDAPDCVNLVFFKPVRSKAKFNQMIGRGTRLREDLFGPGSDKQHFLIFDYCGNFEFFEQNPEGYETTSSASITAKIFEKRLVLTAKLKNEPYNRDDELQQYRTNLLDLLHQQVSSLERQSVQVRPKLKLVDKLSERAVWDHLQSQERKEIVRELAELIPANIDEDEMSRRFDLLMLTLQHEKMDGVLQQKKTKEVAIEFAEHLYSKKHIPAVKKVLPSVEKAISEEFWTSPKVTSLEEIRQQLRELMHLIERKSRAPVYTDFEDEFSEIEIDDA